Proteins encoded in a region of the Moritella marina ATCC 15381 genome:
- a CDS encoding OmpP1/FadL family transporter — protein sequence MKKTYSFKQEVFQKHKIANAVFVATMMASTQASAAGFQVNVQSASALGNANAGFAANTENAAVIATNPAAAASFDKFAFSFGGAYVEPTVETTGENTPLAPYYSNFNAGFGTNYSGPSKSDYDVDNSVNASTLPSVYVVMPLGNKVAMGLAGYTNYGTNTEFPDEYAAGLLGGSTQLTTFNLNPSLAFKVGSKIRLGVGAQIVYGSAELERNLGDGAALGAMNGIAELAQAGASAAQIGGAIAANNAALSGQGGGTQAFIMEGDDIGFGWNAGVLFDLNDNHKIGVSYRSEVELTFEGDYSNYQGAELTGQLDLSLPAMAELGGFHRVGNIALQYGVVWTEWSSFDGLKGVAAENNNLVLFEKGYNYEDNIRYSAGLSYYLGEKIILRAGYALDEAAGDTTISIPDSERQWYTAGLTFNITDTLSFDLAAAYIVGEETSFTETDTNTGLIYAFTNKAEAVVGSAQMNLVF from the coding sequence ATGAAAAAAACCTATTCGTTCAAACAGGAAGTGTTCCAAAAGCATAAAATAGCAAACGCAGTATTCGTCGCAACAATGATGGCAAGTACTCAAGCATCAGCAGCTGGCTTTCAAGTTAACGTGCAATCTGCATCTGCATTGGGTAACGCCAATGCCGGTTTTGCCGCCAATACAGAGAATGCCGCAGTTATCGCAACCAATCCAGCAGCTGCAGCATCCTTTGACAAGTTCGCCTTTTCATTTGGTGGTGCTTATGTAGAGCCTACCGTAGAGACAACAGGTGAAAATACACCACTTGCTCCTTATTATTCTAACTTTAACGCCGGATTCGGAACTAACTACAGTGGACCAAGTAAATCCGATTATGATGTCGATAACTCGGTAAACGCTTCGACGCTCCCTTCTGTTTATGTTGTGATGCCCCTAGGTAATAAAGTAGCGATGGGCTTAGCTGGTTATACTAACTACGGAACTAACACTGAGTTTCCAGATGAATATGCCGCAGGTTTACTTGGCGGTTCAACGCAATTAACGACATTCAACTTAAACCCGAGTCTCGCATTTAAAGTAGGCAGTAAGATACGCTTAGGCGTCGGCGCTCAAATTGTTTATGGTTCCGCAGAACTCGAACGAAACCTTGGTGATGGTGCCGCATTAGGTGCTATGAATGGTATCGCCGAATTAGCTCAGGCAGGTGCTTCAGCAGCGCAAATTGGCGGTGCTATCGCTGCGAATAATGCGGCACTATCAGGCCAAGGTGGTGGTACTCAAGCCTTCATTATGGAAGGTGACGATATCGGTTTTGGTTGGAATGCTGGTGTTTTATTTGATCTAAATGATAACCACAAAATTGGCGTGAGCTATCGTTCGGAAGTTGAGCTTACCTTTGAAGGTGACTACTCAAACTACCAAGGTGCTGAGTTAACTGGACAATTAGATTTATCATTGCCAGCTATGGCCGAACTCGGTGGTTTTCACCGTGTGGGTAACATAGCCCTGCAATACGGTGTGGTTTGGACTGAATGGAGCAGCTTCGACGGCCTAAAAGGGGTAGCAGCTGAAAATAATAACTTAGTGTTATTCGAAAAAGGTTACAACTATGAAGACAACATTCGTTATTCAGCAGGCTTATCATATTACTTAGGCGAAAAAATCATATTACGTGCTGGTTATGCATTAGATGAAGCAGCCGGTGACACGACGATCAGTATTCCAGACTCAGAACGTCAATGGTACACAGCAGGTCTGACATTCAATATAACAGACACACTTTCATTTGATTTAGCCGCCGCATATATTGTCGGTGAAGAAACATCATTTACTGAAACAGACACTAATACAGGTTTAATATATGCGTTTACGAATAAGGCCGAAGCAGTTGTTGGTTCAGCACAAATGAATTTAGTTTTCTAA
- a CDS encoding glycosyltransferase family 4 protein, whose product MIVANTAARAGLNQSVKTGVAFYAPLKSPSHPNPSGDRKIARLFIRALEQAGYHVDLASQLRSFDKAGDSLRQQRLIALAKKEARRIMRRWQQKGFTPQAWFTYHLYYKAPDLIGPIICHSLNIPYIVAEASWAEKRASGGWALYHQEVAKGLALASKVICINPVDKLALTAFYAQQPQHDSPLVSLNTFIDDLPNTDKISPSSVISTRTELAEKYDLDSRLPWLITIAMMRSGDKHSSYQQLSSVVDLLQQPYQLLIIGDGVMQAEVQGLFAPYKQVKFAGAVENNQIRQLLPHFELLLWPAINEALGMIFLEAQQAGVAVVAGDQGGVSSIVRNNVTGILVDAYNATDMALAIDNLLLDPAKLKLMQQAAIEYVEQHHSIDASALQIKYVIQDALLDPTSKV is encoded by the coding sequence ATGATCGTGGCTAATACAGCTGCTAGAGCAGGTCTTAATCAAAGTGTCAAAACAGGCGTCGCTTTTTATGCGCCGCTTAAATCACCCTCACACCCAAACCCATCTGGTGATCGTAAGATCGCTAGATTATTTATTCGCGCACTAGAGCAGGCTGGTTATCATGTTGACCTTGCAAGCCAGTTACGTTCTTTTGATAAAGCGGGTGATAGCCTACGCCAACAACGCCTTATTGCGCTTGCTAAAAAAGAAGCGCGCAGGATCATGCGACGTTGGCAGCAAAAAGGCTTTACACCGCAAGCGTGGTTTACTTATCACTTATATTATAAAGCGCCTGATTTAATTGGTCCTATTATTTGTCACAGCCTCAATATTCCATACATAGTGGCAGAGGCATCATGGGCTGAAAAACGTGCTAGCGGTGGCTGGGCGTTATATCATCAAGAAGTCGCGAAAGGATTAGCACTGGCGAGTAAAGTCATTTGTATTAATCCTGTTGATAAACTCGCATTAACGGCGTTTTATGCTCAGCAGCCACAACATGATTCGCCATTGGTATCATTGAATACGTTTATCGACGATCTACCGAACACTGACAAAATATCGCCATCAAGCGTGATCTCAACGCGAACAGAGCTTGCCGAAAAATATGACTTAGACAGTCGTTTACCTTGGCTTATCACCATCGCGATGATGCGTAGTGGCGATAAACACAGTTCCTACCAGCAACTCAGTTCAGTGGTTGATTTGTTACAACAGCCTTATCAACTATTAATTATTGGTGATGGCGTGATGCAAGCTGAAGTGCAGGGGCTTTTCGCACCATATAAACAAGTGAAGTTTGCCGGTGCTGTTGAAAATAACCAAATAAGACAGTTATTACCCCATTTCGAATTATTGTTGTGGCCGGCGATAAATGAAGCCCTTGGCATGATCTTTCTAGAGGCTCAACAAGCGGGTGTCGCTGTCGTTGCGGGTGATCAAGGTGGCGTGAGTTCAATTGTAAGAAATAATGTCACTGGCATCCTCGTTGATGCGTATAACGCGACTGATATGGCACTCGCGATTGATAATTTATTGCTTGATCCAGCCAAATTAAAGTTAATGCAGCAGGCGGCGATTGAATATGTTGAGCAACATCACTCTATCGACGCTAGTGCATTACAGATTAAGTATGTTATTCAGGATGCACTATTAGACCCAACGAGTAAGGTATAG
- a CDS encoding histidine phosphatase family protein — MIHVYFIRHGQTQWNVEKRLQGRTDIPLNEAGKLQISAYKLPELLLSIPWFHSPLLRAQQTAELLSVNAQVESALIEMSWGNWEGKTLAQLRQQDPVYVTEQESLGLDLRPVGGESPRLVAKRVSAWIEALDIVNVEQRIGCVSHKGIIRAIYANATNWDMLGKAPHKLDYHCAQHFYFERGRWSIGELNIKL, encoded by the coding sequence ATGATCCACGTGTATTTTATTCGTCACGGACAAACCCAATGGAATGTTGAAAAGCGATTACAAGGTCGCACAGATATTCCTTTGAATGAAGCGGGCAAGCTGCAAATTAGTGCCTACAAGTTACCTGAACTTTTGTTATCGATACCTTGGTTTCATAGCCCGTTGTTAAGAGCGCAACAAACGGCTGAATTACTTAGCGTGAATGCGCAGGTGGAAAGTGCATTGATCGAAATGAGTTGGGGAAATTGGGAAGGAAAAACATTAGCTCAATTAAGACAGCAAGATCCAGTTTATGTTACTGAACAAGAGTCTTTGGGATTAGATTTACGGCCTGTTGGTGGTGAATCTCCTCGTTTAGTGGCAAAGCGGGTTAGTGCTTGGATTGAGGCCTTGGATATTGTGAATGTAGAGCAGCGAATTGGCTGTGTTAGTCATAAAGGTATTATCCGTGCTATTTATGCTAATGCCACGAATTGGGATATGTTAGGTAAAGCACCGCATAAATTAGATTATCATTGCGCTCAACATTTTTATTTTGAGCGTGGGCGTTGGTCTATTGGTGAACTTAACATAAAGCTATAA